A window of Treponema pectinovorum contains these coding sequences:
- a CDS encoding DUF7675 family protein yields the protein MTDNEDEGIYEYENGFDFYKDNVYEKIWSVETPETRDSIGEFLFSFDKKNIFNFWTDYPEKLTVEQISIFKNEYP from the coding sequence ATGACAGATAACGAAGATGAGGGAATCTACGAATATGAAAACGGCTTTGATTTTTACAAAGATAATGTATATGAAAAAATATGGAGCGTAGAAACGCCAGAAACAAGAGATAGTATAGGCGAATTTCTTTTCTCGTTTGACAAAAAGAACATATTTAATTTTTGGACAGACTATCCCGAAAAACTGACCGTCGAGCAAATAAGTATTTTCAAAAATGAATATCCCTAA
- a CDS encoding ATP-binding cassette domain-containing protein yields the protein MTPIELDNFSIHLGDRLTLKNCSLKIEEGTSTVIMGPTGTGKSVLLKSVAGILPMTVFNFEGNLKVNGFDGYISGKKQDFLRWTQIEQSGLMFIPAETAQVMNPALTLDQNQNLLSPGCREVIVKRLKEYFNLDFEAFARLYPDEVSGGEMQRITLMILLSRQGNLILLDEPTVNLDRNLRKNFVEFLNKEILSDKSKTFLMVSHDLDFIKRLTLTQHFILKDGILEKLAVLPEMEGYQKPEAKKGASGSAIELQDVSQSYNKRGIFGERKFTAFKGLNLTFERSTVYGITGPSGCGKSSTIKAILRLLDETGGKILMEGNDLVALKPTERGKDPKEFMPFRRRMAVVQQDSRFSFFPDLKIKESFAQLLNAGIEGSLEDFTKNLEKVGLSASHLEIYPQSLSSGEMKRVDIARALTAKPDILLLDEPFAHIDFDTRLLVMKVISDYLAEHATILVVVTHEDFDLRYFVEKNYDFPELVGQFSQK from the coding sequence ATGACACCAATCGAACTAGACAATTTTTCAATCCACCTTGGCGATAGGCTTACTCTAAAAAATTGCAGTTTAAAAATCGAAGAAGGAACTTCCACTGTAATAATGGGACCAACAGGAACGGGAAAATCTGTTCTATTAAAGTCTGTTGCAGGAATTTTACCTATGACGGTTTTTAATTTTGAAGGAAATTTAAAAGTTAACGGATTTGACGGTTATATTTCTGGTAAAAAGCAGGATTTTTTGCGTTGGACACAAATTGAGCAGTCCGGGCTTATGTTTATTCCTGCGGAAACTGCACAGGTTATGAATCCAGCCTTGACTTTAGACCAAAATCAAAATCTTCTTTCGCCAGGATGCAGAGAAGTAATCGTTAAGCGTTTAAAAGAATACTTCAATTTGGATTTTGAAGCTTTTGCCCGCCTTTATCCCGATGAAGTTTCTGGTGGCGAGATGCAGAGAATTACATTGATGATTTTGCTTTCAAGGCAGGGAAATCTGATTCTTTTGGATGAACCAACTGTAAATTTGGACAGAAATCTTCGCAAAAATTTCGTTGAGTTTTTGAACAAGGAAATTCTAAGCGATAAATCAAAAACTTTTTTGATGGTAAGTCACGATTTGGATTTTATAAAACGCCTCACTTTAACGCAGCATTTTATTTTAAAAGATGGAATTCTTGAAAAACTCGCAGTTCTTCCAGAAATGGAAGGCTATCAAAAGCCTGAAGCAAAAAAAGGGGCTTCTGGTTCAGCGATTGAACTTCAGGATGTTTCGCAGTCGTATAACAAGCGCGGAATTTTTGGAGAGCGAAAGTTCACCGCATTTAAAGGCTTAAATTTAACTTTTGAGCGCTCAACTGTTTACGGAATAACAGGTCCTTCTGGTTGTGGCAAATCTTCTACAATAAAAGCGATTCTTAGGCTTTTGGATGAAACTGGCGGAAAAATTCTCATGGAAGGCAACGATTTGGTTGCGTTAAAGCCCACCGAAAGGGGAAAAGACCCTAAAGAATTTATGCCGTTCCGAAGGCGAATGGCTGTCGTTCAGCAGGATTCAAGGTTTTCATTCTTTCCAGATTTAAAAATAAAAGAATCTTTTGCACAACTTTTAAATGCAGGAATTGAAGGAAGCCTCGAAGATTTTACAAAAAATCTTGAAAAGGTTGGGCTTTCTGCTTCTCATTTGGAAATTTATCCGCAGTCGCTTTCTTCTGGCGAAATGAAGAGGGTTGATATTGCAAGGGCGCTTACTGCAAAACCAGATATACTTCTGTTGGACGAGCCTTTTGCCCACATCGATTTTGACACCAGACTTTTGGTCATGAAAGTAATTTCCGATTATCTTGCAGAACATGCTACGATTTTGGTAGTGGTTACGCACGAAGATTTTGACCTTAGGTATTTTGTGGAAAAGAATTATGATTTTCCAGAGCTTGTAGGGCAATTTTCTCAAAAATAA
- a CDS encoding phage minor capsid protein: MASKTVTCNGEELSYYDDEQKLRGIERNIRRYKRQALTQEAAGVDNTRARQKIGEWQAAARDFTKQTGITRDSAREYVGTSGKQLRGIIQKPVAQPKPTATTKAMSALMDNPKSATRATLERLGVEVREIKAFETPLTQEAIIKRIAGGDKTKGSCSSLGFSYAANKAGFDVLDFRGGNSCKIFSQKSTIEEISKLNGVKSKVLNEFNDFTAAHKLYMEIEAGKEYYFVVGRHAAIIQRKYGDLYWLEMQSVNADYNTWHILDDDVFKHRLKCQKSHTVYKKGIKYHLS; encoded by the coding sequence ATGGCAAGCAAGACAGTAACCTGCAACGGCGAGGAACTATCATACTATGACGATGAGCAAAAACTTAGAGGCATAGAACGAAACATAAGGCGATATAAACGGCAAGCATTAACGCAGGAAGCGGCAGGAGTAGACAACACAAGAGCAAGGCAAAAGATAGGTGAATGGCAGGCAGCCGCACGAGATTTTACAAAGCAAACAGGAATAACACGAGACAGTGCAAGGGAATATGTAGGAACAAGCGGAAAACAGCTTAGAGGAATTATACAAAAACCAGTGGCACAACCGAAACCGACGGCAACAACTAAAGCAATGTCGGCATTGATGGACAACCCGAAGAGTGCGACGCGAGCAACGCTGGAAAGATTAGGCGTAGAAGTAAGGGAGATAAAAGCATTTGAAACACCGCTAACACAAGAAGCCATTATAAAACGCATCGCAGGTGGAGACAAAACAAAAGGTAGTTGCTCTTCGTTGGGCTTTTCATACGCGGCAAATAAGGCGGGGTTTGATGTTTTAGATTTTAGAGGGGGCAACAGTTGCAAAATATTCTCACAAAAAAGCACCATTGAAGAAATCTCAAAACTAAACGGCGTAAAAAGCAAAGTTTTAAACGAGTTTAACGACTTCACCGCCGCCCATAAACTTTATATGGAAATAGAAGCAGGAAAGGAGTATTATTTTGTAGTGGGCAGACACGCCGCAATAATTCAAAGAAAATACGGCGACTTGTACTGGCTCGAAATGCAATCAGTAAACGCCGATTATAATACATGGCATATTTTGGATGATGATGTTTTTAAGCATCGCTTAAAATGTCAAAAAAGCCATACAGTATATAAAAAAGGTATCAAGTATCATCTTTCTTGA
- a CDS encoding acyl-[acyl-carrier-protein] thioesterase, with translation MNDLIPKEINYRQFHDENLFYHSQTMVYFSQCNPNQNISLNELLKLTTDVAVEDFNRRNMSRETLAANGIAILVSRDSFRFHSYPKENQHIVIHTWEEKSEPLQFVRAFEINSEDGKKLVSGITSWLLVDLKARKIMPIKKFDAMELRKPTTYQTEHDCLPYGKINLPEDLKLLDERTIKFTDLDANGHTNNSRYAAFAMDALPFEFQDKEFKDVRINFAKEAMFNQKISIFGKIDEDAKVIILVGKTEDGTSFEAELTW, from the coding sequence ATGAATGACTTAATTCCAAAAGAAATAAATTATCGCCAATTTCATGACGAAAACCTTTTTTATCACAGTCAAACTATGGTTTATTTTAGCCAGTGCAATCCAAATCAAAACATAAGTTTGAATGAACTTTTAAAGCTTACGACTGATGTTGCCGTTGAAGATTTTAACAGGCGAAATATGAGCCGCGAGACTTTGGCAGCCAATGGGATTGCAATTCTGGTTTCTCGCGACAGTTTTAGATTTCACTCATATCCTAAGGAAAACCAGCACATTGTGATTCACACTTGGGAAGAAAAGAGCGAGCCTTTGCAATTTGTGCGTGCGTTTGAAATAAACAGCGAAGATGGGAAAAAACTTGTGAGCGGAATTACAAGTTGGCTCCTGGTTGACCTAAAGGCGAGAAAGATAATGCCGATTAAAAAATTTGACGCAATGGAACTTAGGAAGCCCACAACTTACCAAACTGAGCACGACTGCTTGCCGTACGGAAAGATAAACCTTCCAGAAGATTTAAAACTTTTAGATGAGAGAACGATAAAGTTTACAGATTTGGATGCTAACGGCCATACAAATAATTCCAGATATGCGGCTTTTGCGATGGATGCACTTCCTTTTGAATTTCAGGATAAGGAATTTAAAGATGTGAGGATAAATTTTGCAAAGGAAGCGATGTTCAATCAAAAGATAAGCATTTTTGGAAAAATTGATGAAGATGCGAAAGTTATAATTTTAGTTGGAAAGACTGAAGATGGAACTTCTTTTGAAGCAGAATTAACGTGGTAG
- a CDS encoding phage minor capsid protein yields the protein MGVEKFEVSAHIGSRPEYEEWQGKIFTKKGLYSICGLGSTTGLCGINCRHSFYPYFEGTKEHYTQETT from the coding sequence TTGGGAGTTGAAAAGTTTGAAGTTTCCGCTCATATCGGCTCAAGACCAGAATACGAAGAATGGCAAGGGAAGATTTTCACAAAGAAAGGATTGTACAGCATTTGCGGACTGGGGAGTACGACAGGATTGTGCGGAATAAACTGCCGCCATTCATTTTATCCCTACTTTGAGGGAACAAAAGAGCATTACACACAGGAGACGACTTAG